AGTTGACTTAATATAAGTACCAGCTTGGATAGTCAATGTTACCCCACTTTTTACAGTTACAATTCCAGAGATTTCATACACATTGCCCGAAGTCCAAGTTGTATTAGATGTAATATCTCCAGAAACGGTCACCACAGGTAGTGATGACTGCGTGTAATCAGCAGCGGCAGTACTGCGTTTCTCAAAAGTATCATCTTGCAGGGCATTGTCCTTATTACATGCAGTTAAAGCTGTTGATGCGATTGCTAGGATCGCTAAAGTTTTATTTAGAGTTTTCATTATTTTTAAATTTGATATTGTGTTAAAAGATTATTAATTTGTTGCCAAATACTTAGCAAGTCGGCTTGTTCATCGCCCTTGGCGATTTGCAAATTGGTTTGGTTTTCTTTTTAGGAAGCACATGACTTGTATATGCATTCAAGCGAGAGGTCCGTTTCAGCAAAGCCTTTCGCTTTTTTATTATAGTCTTCCACTTTATCCTCCTTTCTATTTGTCGATTTTTTTAAAATTTATATGTAATTGATGTTCCGAAGCTTCTTCCAAATCTTTGTTTGAACATGATAATATCCCCTTCATCATAATTTATATCACTGTATCCGGGCTTCAATAGTGGACCTCCTGTAGTTGCCCCACCATCTGATTCATAGCTTTTCGTATTGTTATAGATGACTGAAGCCGAATTTAAAATATTTCCAGCATTGATTTTTACTTCTAACCGGCTATCTAAAAATTTGTAGCTGACTTGGGCATCCAGGATTTCCCTTGGTCTTTCATACTCTGTTTCCTGAGTGGATTTTCCCACAAACGAGGTTTTTCTCCCAGAACGATTATAGGCCAAATTTATCCCCAAGCGTTCACCATCGTATTGCAGTCCGGCATTGATGAGATAGGGGCTTTGTCCATATAACGGTCGCTTCTGTTTTGATTCTACAAATTCTATTTCTCGCGTCTGCGGATTTTCGGTGGGGATCAGGGCCGCAACATCTGCTTTCTGAACAGTCAGATTACCGTATATAATCATATCTGCTAGTATGGCATCATCGTGGATAAAATTCAGCTTTTTCCTAGCTTCAAATTCGACCCCATAGATCTTTGCCCAAGCTGAGTTTTGTAAAGTATATTGCCAACTATAAGATGCTGTAGGCTGTGCCGCCACTTCAGCAGGTCTGTCAAAATATTTATAATAGCCACCAATGGAAATAACTTCTCCAAGCCCCGGAAACCATTCGCCTTTCAGATCCCAGCTTTTTATACCTGTGCTATTGATACCTATGCTTCCAAACATTCCATCATAAAAAGCGTCATAACGAAGGAACTGACTGTTTTCCATCATCTCCGGGCGTATCACAGTATTCGAAAATGCTGCCCGTAAATTGATTTGATTGGAGGGACTAAAGGTCAGGTTTGCCGAAGGAAGCCAGCGTAGTGCCCGTTCCTTTTTTAACTCAAAAACGGCAGTCGTTTCCTTTGGTTTTGGGTTGTTGATTTCTGTATACTTATAACTATCTGCTCGCAGCCCCCACACCAATCGCCATTGCGTCCCTAGTTTATGATCCAACATCAAGTAACCAGCATGATTTTGACTCTTTCCTTCATAAAAATCAAAGTTCCAGCCATCTATGAAAAACATAAATCCATTTTTCCCGATATTTTCAGGTTTAAAACGATCGCCAATAGTGGTAAATTTAAGGGACTGATCAAAAGTCTTATTATCTACCCCCATTGTTGCAATTTCAAAATTAAACTTAGCACGTCTCTGTAGTCCAAAATAGCCCAATTTAGCTGTGCTAAGCACTTCCCCTAACTTAAAAGGATGACTCCCTGATGCTGCCCAAGAATAATGTGTTTCATTATTTGCATAATTATGACGGGAAGCTGGATCTATACGACCTTCAGTAATTTGCGTATAGCCGTAGATAAATGTCCTGTCATTAACAACATCTTCTGTAAGCCCCTGTGTTAAAATCCCCATGTCCTTGTCCTTTCGGTCTATTCCCGATCGCGCCACTTCCCAATCTATTTTAAAATCCTGGATCTGATGCTGTGCTGTAATTTTATTTTGCAGCAATGTCGTAAACGTAGGTACATTTACTTCTCTGATCCGATCAGCTTTATTCTCTATATCTCCGTCGGCATCGATACCTTCGATTCGGGCAAAATTATTATCAAACACATGGGTCCAGGTATTACGGGATGAAAACCGATGTTTTCCCAATTGTAAACCTATATTAAGGACAGTTCCCAAAGTTGAATTAAAGTTGTAAGATTTTCCATGATTAACGCCATCAATTTCATCATACCAAGAACCACGTTTGATTTCTTCAATATTGTTAATATTTTGAGCGTTACGATAGGTTACAGCACCCGTAAAGCCCAATTTACGAAGCTCTCCACCTTTGAGGTTATAGAGTCGACCGATGGTAAACTGATAATTTTGAGAAGGCAGTGCCTTATAACGGTATAAAGTAAAATTGTCTGTTGTAAAGCGCTTACTCTGCGCCACAATCTCGTCTATAGGTGTCGCTGCATTAGCGATATGTAAGTTTTTTGGGAAGCTCCTTCGACCATCATCAAATCCTAGATAATCATGTTTACCCCGTTTAGGGCTCAAAAAATCCTTTCCAAAAGATTGGTCATTGACAGAAGCCCCGACACCAAATGTTGTAAAATTACTGGATGGAATATCTTTTGTATTAATCTGAATTAAACCGCCTCCAAAACTCGTGTTCATATCAGGCGTAATGGATTTCGCGACGACCACATTATCCACAATACTATTGGGCACCATATCAAAGGAAAAGTTACGCGTCCGGGCTTCGGTACTCGGCAGTACTGTGCCATCTAAGGTAGCAGAATTATATCGCTCACCAATTCCTCTCACAATCACAAACCTATCGTTGATCGTCGAAACACCTGAAATACGCTTCAAACTTTCACCCACATTACGATCGGGTGTCAGCGCCATCTGTTCTGCCGAAATACCATTGCTGATTTCCGAAGCATTCTTTTGTCGCGCCAATAGTCCTGAGATGCTGGCTTTTTTAAAGGAAGATGTTACAATCACCTGGCTTAGCGTATTTGCGCTTGCTTTCATGGCGATA
The window above is part of the Sphingobacterium sp. ML3W genome. Proteins encoded here:
- a CDS encoding TonB-dependent receptor, encoding MNISIYSQNKRKFSKSWKQVILLAVFGILQFFIPVVFNGAYAQGLQKKVSLSFNSVPITNALRDLQKASGLQINYDGGIFSAQTKVSLHAQNYTVETALKQLLASSNVGFKAASNNTVVLFKLPAPASPGRMIGTIVDGSGDPLVGATVIVQGVGKSAMTDNKGNFNIELKAGTYTIDITYISYESQRVTDIKIVDGKSTNLNIAMKASANTLSQVIVTSSFKKASISGLLARQKNASEISNGISAEQMALTPDRNVGESLKRISGVSTINDRFVIVRGIGERYNSATLDGTVLPSTEARTRNFSFDMVPNSIVDNVVVAKSITPDMNTSFGGGLIQINTKDIPSSNFTTFGVGASVNDQSFGKDFLSPKRGKHDYLGFDDGRRSFPKNLHIANAATPIDEIVAQSKRFTTDNFTLYRYKALPSQNYQFTIGRLYNLKGGELRKLGFTGAVTYRNAQNINNIEEIKRGSWYDEIDGVNHGKSYNFNSTLGTVLNIGLQLGKHRFSSRNTWTHVFDNNFARIEGIDADGDIENKADRIREVNVPTFTTLLQNKITAQHQIQDFKIDWEVARSGIDRKDKDMGILTQGLTEDVVNDRTFIYGYTQITEGRIDPASRHNYANNETHYSWAASGSHPFKLGEVLSTAKLGYFGLQRRAKFNFEIATMGVDNKTFDQSLKFTTIGDRFKPENIGKNGFMFFIDGWNFDFYEGKSQNHAGYLMLDHKLGTQWRLVWGLRADSYKYTEINNPKPKETTAVFELKKERALRWLPSANLTFSPSNQINLRAAFSNTVIRPEMMENSQFLRYDAFYDGMFGSIGINSTGIKSWDLKGEWFPGLGEVISIGGYYKYFDRPAEVAAQPTASYSWQYTLQNSAWAKIYGVEFEARKKLNFIHDDAILADMIIYGNLTVQKADVAALIPTENPQTREIEFVESKQKRPLYGQSPYLINAGLQYDGERLGINLAYNRSGRKTSFVGKSTQETEYERPREILDAQVSYKFLDSRLEVKINAGNILNSASVIYNNTKSYESDGGATTGGPLLKPGYSDINYDEGDIIMFKQRFGRSFGTSITYKF